The Vitis vinifera cultivar Pinot Noir 40024 chromosome 18, ASM3070453v1 region ATTTTCAGGTTCCAATTCAATCAGCTTCTCAGCTGCTCGTCGCCCCCTTATATCATCTCCATGTATTCTGCAAGCACCAAGTAGTGTTGCCCAAATCATAGCATTGGGCTCAAAATTTAGCTTGTCAATGAACTCCTCAGCTTCTTTGAGAAAGCCCCATCTGCCCAGAAGATCAATCATACAAGCGCAATGATCTAATCTTGGCACAATCTTATAGGAATGGACCATGATGTCAAAGATTTCACGGCCTTCAGATACCCTGCCTGCATGACTACATGCAGTGAGAACACCAAGGAATGTAACATCATCAGGCCTTATTCGTGTGTGCTTCATCTCATCAAAGATTTTCAGTGCATTTTCTGCATACCCATTTTTAGCAAATCCAACTATCATCGAGTTCCAAGAGATAACATCATTTTTACTACCCATTTCTTCAAAAACTTGAACAGAACTTTTCATATCCCCACATTTAGCATACATGTCTACAACGGCGCTGCCTGTTAACTCGTCTGAGTCCAAACCAACATGGAAAATGAGAGAATGGATCATTCTACCATCTCCCAAAGAAGCTAAGATGGAACATGCTCTAAGGACACTAGCAAATGTGGCTTGGTCCGGTCTGGCATTGTTTCTATGCATTTCTTGATACAACTGCAAAGCCTCCTCGCTGCAACCATTTTGAGTGTGTCCTGATATTATTGCTGTCCATAAGATTGTACTCTTTGGATATTGAAACTCTGAGAAAAGAATATCTGCATCTGTTTTCCTTTGGGAGTTCATATACATGACCAAGAGAGAGACGCCTAAGAAATCACCATCATACAAAAGGCCCCTCTTTTGTATTAGACAGTGGATTTGCCTTCCCAGATTCAATTTATAAGGTCCAGTACATGCATCCAAAAGGCTTGCAAAGGTGATTTCAGATGGGTTCAATCCCTCGTTCTGCATCTCTTGGAACAGATCTATTGCTTCAACTAGATCATTTTGAGCATACCCTGCAATAATAGCATTCATGGAGACAACACTTCGGCTAGGCATGCAAGAGAAAACATATCGAGCGGCTTCAATGGCACCACATTTGACATACATGTCAATAAGGGAGCTTCCTGCATAAAGGCAAGTTTGTAAACCAGATTTGACCAAAAAGCAATGCACCTGCTCTCCTTGTTCAAGAGCTTGAAGATTTGCACATCCACTAAGTATACTAGCCAAAGACACTTCATCAGGTGCAATCCCATCCAAGATCATCCTTCGAAACATGTTGAAAGCCTCATCCTCGTCTTCTTCCTGCACATACCCAACAATAATTGCATTCCAAGAAACATTGTCTCTATTCCTTATGAATTCAAATTGTTGTCTTGCTTCCTCTAGAGCCCCACATTTAGCATACATATCTACTAATGTGTTTTCCACAAATAAGTTGTAttcaaaattatgtttgataataaatGAATGCAACTGGCGCCCCATTTCTAAACATTCCAAGCAGGCACATGCACTCAGAATGCTAGTGTAGGTAAATTCATCAGGCCAGAAACCACAACCCCTCATTTCAGAGAATAACTTCATGACTTTACTGGCATACCCATTCTGTGCATAACCTCCTAGCATTGCATTCCATAGCACAAGATTTCTCTCATCCAAAGCATCAAAAACTTTCTTGGCAGCTTCCATTTTCTCACACTTGGCATACATATTGATCAAAGAACTTCCAACATAAACATTAGAATTTAAACCCTGTTTGATTGCCTGAGCATGAACCAGCAGGCCATAGTTGAGAGCTTCTAAACTAGCAATGGCACTCAACACACTTCCTAATGTGGATCGCGTCGACTTAACACCAGTTTTCcacatgtttttgaaaaaatcaataGCTTCTATATCACAACCTCTCTTCACATGCCCAGAAATCATCACATTCCATGCTACAACATTTGTGTTGGGCATTTGGACAAATAAATCACATGCATCATCAAGCCTTCCCAAACCAACACATGCAGTTATGACAGTCACAAATGCAACCTGGTCTGGAACAAGGCCTAGTTTCTGCATATCCTCAAACACCTTAAGTGCCTCCTCAGGTAAACCAACTTGAACATACCCTGCAATCATTGCTGTCCAGGAAACTGTATCAGGATCCACCACTGCATCAAATATTTTCCGAGCATCAACCAGAGAACCACATTTTGAATACATATCAATTAAAGACCCTTCACAAAAGGAATTAAACTCAAAACCCATCTTAATAACACCACAATGGACTTGTTTGCCCAGATCAATATCCACCAATCTTGCACAAGAGGACAAAACAATAGCATAAGTGAACTGATTGGGCGACACGCCACAATTCTGCAATGACCCAAAACACCAAATAACCTGCTCCAACGATCCCTGCCTCGAATACATGGAAAGAACCGAGTTCCATGCCAGTATATCTCGTTTCTCAAGCTGGTTAAATGCCTTCGCAGCAAATTCCACATTGCCACATTTAGCATACAAATCAACAATGGCACTACCCAGCCGCCCTTTTGATCCAAACCCAAATTTCAGGGTCTGGGCGTGGATAGTTTTGCTGGTTCTTGAAGCTTGGGCTAGCCTTTGAGGCGTTTCGTCGAACGGGTGGCGGATTTTGATTCGCTGGCATTGTTGTAGgcaaattttcaaaagatgaGTAAATATTTTGTGCTCTGAAGTTTGATTCACTTGGCGCTGAATTGTTGAAAAGTTGGATTGGTGATGGAAGGAGAGGGAATTGGATCTGTGTAGTGTTGTGAACGGAGCTCTACCGTGACGCATTGACTCATGACTCAGTCGAGTCCCTGAGTGATTAAATCGGTGACGTCGGTCGGTTGCCGAGCTCTCAATGGCCATTTAAAACGTTCCCCGCCAGGCCCATATCGAAAGTAAGTGGGCTCAAGTATTTGGGTTCCAGCAGCTGAACAGCCTTTTGTTGGGTCCGGGCTTTGAGTTTTGAGGAAATTTTGTATCATTAAGGAGAGACAACTGGTGTCATTGCTCACTGAAGGTGTAATATTTTTACAAGGCCCATAGACGTCTAATCCATTTTTCATGGGAGAATTTAAGGGTGATTACTTTTGACATGGCACGATGACAAAACTCAAAACCAATACAAATTTTACCAATTTGaagattaaaaatgttttttaattagaacattaaataaaataatagataagtgtaaaatttgaatttgaatttaatttttatattataaacctattataattaaaattaattaattttagtaaattaaaataatgcatttataaatttaaaattttaaatagattaaatgAGTTATAATAATGTTAACAAGTTTAATGGATTGGAATATATCAATGGATTATCCATTCATTTATACATAAttcaactttaattcatttattaaacGGGTTAAATAGATGATAGTATCCGCCTATTAATCATTTCACATGAACTTGACCAATGCCACCCCACCATGGAATTCAAGGTAAAATTAGACCTTTCAAGATTTTGTGGATGGATTTTCATTCTCCAACAAGTATGAAGTAGTGATTCTTGCATAACACCCAATTAATCATCAATGGAGGCAATGAAGAAGCTAGGAATGTGCTCTGGGAAGGTATAAATATAGGAATTATTTCAAATGGTAAAAAAGAGAGTGGAAAACAATCTTTCCCTTTAAGCATAAGGTAAGGGTTCAAAACCCTAttgcaattttaattttttagctAGCTCCATCGGGGGATGGAGGGAGGTGTTGTGTTTGGCAATCTCCGCGAACAAATGAACTGAACAAGTGCAAAGCTCTAGAAGGTTGTGCATTAGGCACCATATGAGCAACACCCCATACAGTCACAAAGGTCTAATAAATTTCCATACTCAGTCGCCCAGCATCCCACCCACtcaaaaaaaacaataatttataaataggCACCATAGCAGATGTTATGTAATATCCAAATGACTGCTAATAGCAAAAGGACGAAACCAGTGGCCAACATCATCAGTCACTTGGTCTTTGTGAAACCAAGCTCCATATGGAATTGTGATCTTGAGCTAGTTCACGGATGAGTGTCCAGGAACCCAACAGTGGTACACTCCCATAATAAGTATAGCCAATACACTCTATCCATCAAGTGTGTTGTGTTTGTTCTTTTCATCCTGATTTTGTATTAACATTTAAATAactatttggtttttatttttgaaacaattcAACCCGTATTTTTTTCAACCCGTATTAGAATGAAATATGAGAGATACATTTTTACTTTTATGcttttaaataaatgatgaaaGTTTAAGAAAAAACCATATGGTGTTTAGGTTGGATAATGTTTTTAGTTTGTGTAAACTTTTGATATAGAGTTTAATTTTGGTATTTGGGTTGCCTTTTGTTGGGCTCTGGGCTTTGAGTTTGGGGGATTTTGTATCATATGGTAGAGAGGCAACTGGTTTTATCGTCCACTGAAAAAGTAGTATTGTTGTAAGACCCATAAGCATGTACTCCAATTTGCAGGAGGGAAATCAAGGGTGACAATTTTGACATTATAgaacaacaaaactaaaaaataatacaaattttagtGACTTTCCAATCAAGTTTAATAGTATTTATGTCATAATCATTTCAAAATgtttaatcaatttaataaatgaGTCGTGTACATATTTTATTGATCAACTACTCTACTAAACAGATCCATGGCCCAACCTATTTATGACTcgtataaatttattaattttatatgtttaaaattaaaaattaaaaatatttatttttattataaatatcatataattaacaaaattaaataataaccTAGTAAATTTTTGTGTATTTTCACCatagagattaaaaatattttataattaaaacaatagATAAATgtacaattaaaattttaatttattttttatattataaacatattgtaatcaaaatcaaataagcaaattaattaaaattttaaaaagttcgaccaaataaaaaagtattttaaaataatttatttataaatttaaaattcaaaatagatTAAATGAGTTTTAATAGTGTTAACAAATttaacgggttataatagtatTAAGTTATTAACATAATTGTGTTGACTTCACACTGCCACTAAGAGAAAAGAATACTGATTCCAACACAAAAATTCCCTTATTCCCCATTACAGTGCTAGTAAGAGCATGTTTTGAAATGCTCCATTTTCGTTCTCCTTACTAACTGAGAGAAGGAAATCACTGTTTTATTGCTTGCAGCAGAAGGGAATCTAACAAGTATGAAGCATAACCCCTCTTAATCATCAATGGATGGACGGGTTGTGTTTGGCAATCTCCGCCCTCGAACAAATGAACTGAACAGGTGCAAAGCTCTGGACGGCTGTGCATAAGGCACCATATGAGCAGCACCCCTTACAGTTGCAAAGGTCAATAAATTTCCATACTCAGTTGCCCATCCTCCCACCTACTCAGAAACAAACACCATAGCAGATGTTATGTAATATCCAAATAGGTGCCAACAGAAAAAGGATGGAAACCAGCGGCGAGCATCACGAGTCACCTGGCCTTTGTGAAACCAAGCTCCAAATGGAACTGTGATCTTGAACTTCATCTCTTGAGCTAGTTCACGGATGAGTGTCCGGGAGCCCAGCAGTGGTACAACTGAATCTTGATCCCCGCTATAATTGAGGAAAGTAATCACCATATCATTCTTGaaattagcatttttttttatttttttaactctctTTTTACAATGAAGTAAATTACCTGAAAACCCAAACAGGAATGCTATTCTGAACAATCCTTTTAAGCAAGGGGAGGATGTCGATGTTACCATCAGTTTCGCTATAATTCAGAACACTGCCCAATAAACAAAATGTGAAAATCAGTATAGTATGCTTGACACAACTAAGTTCATAATGAGCAGTTTTAAATACAAGCCTTCTACTCTTATCAATGATTTGGTAGATGTTCCATAAGAGATCTACGACAAGCCTTAGTGTTTTTTGgataaaatcaaatgcttcatACTTTAGATTTGAGTTAGATAAGAGTGTTGCATACCCACTGCACATAGTCCACCTATAATTCAAACCAGTTCGATTTGCATGAAGAGCCTTCTGAACCTCAGGAAGGTTGAAATAGAAAGATCTTTCATAGGTCATACACACATCGATCCCAACACTCATCTTAGTGGCCTGAAATTGGTGAGTTTTGTTTAAAGATGGTTCAGCGTAATAGCACAAGAACGGATtggaaagaggaaaagaaattcAAGGGGGAAACTAAGAAAGTACCATTCTCCGCAGCCGTAGCTCTTGTTCCACTATAGCTGGATAACATACGTCAAGAATTACATCATAATTGTTTATATATTCACCAACAATGCTATTCGCTTCTGATAAAGCTTGGTTGCATGAAAATGATACATTGTGAGGACTTGCATAGACATAATCATCGAAATCACACTCTTTTGTGATAGTGAGCCCAATTTCATCAGAAATCATTCCGTGTGACCAAAAGAATTCATATGTTGCAGCACTATCCCGATCAAGTCTGAGAAGTGGATTCCCAATCTAATCAGGAAacgggacaaaaaaaaaatcagtgagAGAATAAATGAAATGTACAAATAGCTGCTAATAACAGAGAATGAATGCCATCTTACAGCCACTCCTTTAAGGTTAAACTTGAAACCAGTTGAATGTGAATTGTAGTCCAGAAGGGCAACAGCCAACTGTGGTATATAATGCCCTATATCATCACCATTAAGACAAGTAAGCAATATACTAATACCAATACTACAGTATTGATCAAAGTCGCTAATAGTTCAATATGTTTAAGTTGTTGCCCCCAGGCAAagtaaaaaccaaaatttttctCTAAGAATCAGATTTCAACTACCTGCATAGCTTTCCCCAGTGAGGAACAGTGCTCTGGATTTAAATGCTGGAAATTTTTCAAGCCATTTCATCATGAATACACGCATGTCCCTTGCTGCGCCAGAAACAACAGATCAAGCTTGGATCAAATCAAAGTACAGAAGGCTTCTGataatttaatgtattttttcttAAGAGTCATAATGTAATAAGTAAGCACAAGTGTAAAATCAAGGTTGAGGAGTTTTCTTTACCAGTGGAGGCATCCCCACAAGTGTAATCTGAAGTTGTATTTGAGTATGACCATCCCACCCCAGCAGGAGACTCAACAAAGAGGAGATTTGATGCTGcgaaaaaattaagaaaaattcaaattaaatacacaaaaattaagataatttaAACAGATCAAAACATCCTATGTAATACACCTTTATTCCAAGATTTTGAATTTCTTCTTAGGCCCCGACCATCGCCGGAGGGAAAAAATGGACCCAACTCTGTAAAGGCACCCCCACCCATCGAGGAGCATCCAGGGCCTGAAGATGGGAAGTTGCTGTTAGTAATTCAATGTTTAACAACCTCAATTAAGGACATAACAAGGAATTTTAGGCCAGGGATTTCCTGTAACTAGAAATGCAAAgaataattaatcaaaacatGTCATTCATACTGAAGAAGCTTTCAAAAGATGATGAATTCATGTCAGATCTCGAATAGAGCAGAATTTTCTATTCAAGCAAGTTTTGAATGTTTTGGAATGACAGAAGAATTCCATGAATATTCAAATGGATCACTGGTTCATACTACAAGAAACCACAGAAGAACAAATTCCATCCACTAGGCCAAGTTTAACAAATTCATGCACACAAATAATTAATGGGGCTACATTTCTGATGCCATTGGAATTACAGATTCATCTGGATGTGCATTAATCTCTTGTCTCAAACAAGTAGGAGGATGGGTTTAGGAAGGAAATAGGCAAGATGACAAAAAACaaggaaatataagaaaaaaataaaaccgtatGCATGTAGAACAAACTTCTACAGGAGAGCCAAGAGAATACTTGAAAACTAATTgttagagaaaaagagaaagaaaaaacaaaaatgcaagtacaaaagaaaaagaaaaaacaaaaatgctaAAAGTTTGTTGTGGAAACAAAATAGAAGGAAACATCAACTAAACATCAGTTCCAAATAGAATGGGAACCCACTTAAGATACATGGAAAACACACACACCCGGTGGAGAGAAATTAATCATGAATACATTTTCTGAATTGTACCTATCAGAGATTCAAGTCAGTAGAAAGCAGAAAAACTAACCTCCATTGAGCCAAAGAGTGAGGGCCTTTGTATCAGGGTCGTCCTCAGCTTCAACAAAGTAGTAAAACAAACTCCTCCCAGCTTTGACATCCACATCAACATACCCAGCAAACTGCCTGAAACCAACCTCTGGCTGACCAGGCAACCTCACTACCAGATCCTCTTCAGGATACCCATTTACAGAAAGCACCAACACCACACCAAACAATGCCCAAAACCACCACCTACCCATCTCACCAAACTCACTCACCCTCACTGGGAAACCACTCTTCTATCCATTCCTTCAGAATTATAGgtataaaatatataacaaacAAAAGGTGAAGTATAAAAGAAGtgtgtaaaaataataaagaaaatataatactGGTAAATCAATTCTATTGCAAGGGGCACGTGAATCCTGGGATCACTTTAACGAAAAGGCCTGATTTTCAAACAATTTCCTAAATATAGGCATACAGAAATGCAcagttgagagagagagactcaGAGACGTTATGAAATGCGCAGGCTTTTGTGGTGAAGGCGAGAGGATTGGTTGGTTCAacggtgttttttgttttgttttttttggtgaaaatttttggaAGCTGTAGCATGTACCAAATTTGGAAAAAGAGACGTTAGTGAGGGTCAGAACTCAGAAGCTTCACCGGCATGACATGGGAATGATGGGAAGAGGTTCCATCCATTCGGCATTTTCCAAAAGCCGGCCGTTCTCCTGTTCCGAAGTCTACGGTTATGTACTATATGACTCATTTTTCCTTATCCTTTTTCGCCAGCTGGCAAGATTCCACcattggcctttttttttttttcttttgagaaaGGAATTACTTTGTACAGGAGAGTGCAGAGGAATTTTGTGTTccgaataaataaatatgtatatataataaataaataaaaaatataggagTCAAAAGTGAGTGATTTACTGGACCCTTTTGAACAGGAGGAAACGCATCACTTCCGTTTTCATCTACAACGAGGCGCTGAGAGTCAACAAGTCAAAAACTATACAGGCAccttcttttgcttttattaGCCGTTTCGTTATCATATTTTTGTACACAACGTCAACCACTCGCACTTTAAGAGATTGTACGACGCTGCCCAATCACAACGTGGATGATGGTACGCGTGGACCCCACGATTTGCTAAGATGCGAGTCCCCAGAAATGCTTGTTTAATCTCCTTTTCTAGAAGCTTatataaaaacttttctttctttctttttgaacaAACTATATCATGTAATTGAGtatttaataaacataaaattaattgttgtgcaaattaaaaataaaaaataaaaaaatgaaatgatattCTTGCAAAGAGTCGttcgaaaataataataataataatttttttcttttaaattatttttgggtCAATGTTTAGATGATTGATGGCACGGGGGAGAAGGCCCACGGGGCCACGCCTAGTAAGACAATATTGGAAATTGTATTGAGATTGAGAACATGATGGAGAATTTTGAACGTGAAATGTGGGGCATGGTGGGTTAAAAAGGGATATGGATAAGAAGGAAGGAAGGGtcccattttttataaaagtacggtaatttaaaa contains the following coding sequences:
- the LOC100257512 gene encoding pentatricopeptide repeat-containing protein At3g09040, mitochondrial, which codes for MAIESSATDRRHRFNHSGTRLSHESMRHGRAPFTTLHRSNSLSFHHQSNFSTIQRQVNQTSEHKIFTHLLKICLQQCQRIKIRHPFDETPQRLAQASRTSKTIHAQTLKFGFGSKGRLGSAIVDLYAKCGNVEFAAKAFNQLEKRDILAWNSVLSMYSRQGSLEQVIWCFGSLQNCGVSPNQFTYAIVLSSCARLVDIDLGKQVHCGVIKMGFEFNSFCEGSLIDMYSKCGSLVDARKIFDAVVDPDTVSWTAMIAGYVQVGLPEEALKVFEDMQKLGLVPDQVAFVTVITACVGLGRLDDACDLFVQMPNTNVVAWNVMISGHVKRGCDIEAIDFFKNMWKTGVKSTRSTLGSVLSAIASLEALNYGLLVHAQAIKQGLNSNVYVGSSLINMYAKCEKMEAAKKVFDALDERNLVLWNAMLGGYAQNGYASKVMKLFSEMRGCGFWPDEFTYTSILSACACLECLEMGRQLHSFIIKHNFEYNLFVENTLVDMYAKCGALEEARQQFEFIRNRDNVSWNAIIVGYVQEEDEDEAFNMFRRMILDGIAPDEVSLASILSGCANLQALEQGEQVHCFLVKSGLQTCLYAGSSLIDMYVKCGAIEAARYVFSCMPSRSVVSMNAIIAGYAQNDLVEAIDLFQEMQNEGLNPSEITFASLLDACTGPYKLNLGRQIHCLIQKRGLLYDGDFLGVSLLVMYMNSQRKTDADILFSEFQYPKSTILWTAIISGHTQNGCSEEALQLYQEMHRNNARPDQATFASVLRACSILASLGDGRMIHSLIFHVGLDSDELTGSAVVDMYAKCGDMKSSVQVFEEMGSKNDVISWNSMIVGFAKNGYAENALKIFDEMKHTRIRPDDVTFLGVLTACSHAGRVSEGREIFDIMVHSYKIVPRLDHCACMIDLLGRWGFLKEAEEFIDKLNFEPNAMIWATLLGACRIHGDDIRGRRAAEKLIELEPENSSPYVLLSNIYAASGNWDEVNSVRRAMREKGLRKLPGCSWIVVGQKTNLFVAGDKFHPSAGEIHALLKDLIALMKEDGYIAETDSLLEDED
- the LOC100262647 gene encoding serine carboxypeptidase-like 42 isoform X1; the encoded protein is MGRWWFWALFGVVLVLSVNGYPEEDLVVRLPGQPEVGFRQFAGYVDVDVKAGRSLFYYFVEAEDDPDTKALTLWLNGGPGCSSMGGGAFTELGPFFPSGDGRGLRRNSKSWNKASNLLFVESPAGVGWSYSNTTSDYTCGDASTARDMRVFMMKWLEKFPAFKSRALFLTGESYAGHYIPQLAVALLDYNSHSTGFKFNLKGVAIGNPLLRLDRDSAATYEFFWSHGMISDEIGLTITKECDFDDYVYASPHNVSFSCNQALSEANSIVGEYINNYDVILDVCYPAIVEQELRLRRMATKMSVGIDVCMTYERSFYFNLPEVQKALHANRTGLNYRWTMCSGVLNYSETDGNIDILPLLKRIVQNSIPVWVFSGDQDSVVPLLGSRTLIRELAQEMKFKITVPFGAWFHKGQVGGWATEYGNLLTFATVRGAAHMVPYAQPSRALHLFSSFVRGRRLPNTTRPSIDD
- the LOC100262647 gene encoding serine carboxypeptidase-like 42 isoform X2, coding for MNSSSFESFFSPGCSSMGGGAFTELGPFFPSGDGRGLRRNSKSWNKASNLLFVESPAGVGWSYSNTTSDYTCGDASTARDMRVFMMKWLEKFPAFKSRALFLTGESYAGHYIPQLAVALLDYNSHSTGFKFNLKGVAIGNPLLRLDRDSAATYEFFWSHGMISDEIGLTITKECDFDDYVYASPHNVSFSCNQALSEANSIVGEYINNYDVILDVCYPAIVEQELRLRRMATKMSVGIDVCMTYERSFYFNLPEVQKALHANRTGLNYRWTMCSGVLNYSETDGNIDILPLLKRIVQNSIPVWVFSGDQDSVVPLLGSRTLIRELAQEMKFKITVPFGAWFHKGQVGGWATEYGNLLTFATVRGAAHMVPYAQPSRALHLFSSFVRGRRLPNTTRPSIDD